A genomic region of Candidatus Buchananbacteria bacterium contains the following coding sequences:
- a CDS encoding PBP1A family penicillin-binding protein: MPIPGLSTKTTSPQNWRKPSRRLRQLGGSGFKKFPIYTGRSRGPKKLPENFTKLLLTFGGIFLAGLGIFSIILLAWIAKDLPNPNRIIDRSIALSTKIYDRTGETLLYDVHGEEKRTFIKLEEIPANLKNATLTAEDRKFYEHKGISVTGIIRSFIKNITTGSKVGGSTLTQQLVKNAILSPEKKYTRKIKEIILSYQIERKFSKDDILQMYFNEIPYGSVAYGAEAASQTYFGKSVKDLTLAESAVLAALPQAPTYYSPYGSHTDALFSRQHWILDSMAELGYITQEDANKAKEEKIEFKKRDENITAPHFVMYVREYLTEKYGELAVEQEGLTVITTLDLYKQKIAEEAVKEVAPKNAEQYNAHNAALVALDAKTGEVLAMVGSKDFFADPYPENCTPGKDCLFDPQVNAVLRLRQPGSSFKPIVYTAAFKKGYTPETVLYDVNTKFLNYDGRDYEPKNYDLGERGPLTIRKALQGSLNIPAVKAIYLTGVDNVIDLAEDLGYTSFSDRSRFGLSLVLGGGEVKMLEHVSAFATLAREGEWHAPALILEVRDKDGNVLEKFEKKEKKVLETQIARQINNVLSDNASRAYIFGESNYLTLGARPVAAKTGTTNDYRDAWTIGYTPSLAAGVWVGNNNNGEMKRGADGSIVAAPIWNKFMSRVLGDTPAEGFKEPDPIDTDKPVLNGSIAEGIKVKIDKTSGKLATEFTPESQIEEKTFRQIHSILYYINKDDPRGDTPPDLNSEQYKRWEEAVQAWAQKNNFVSEDPPTELDDVHTPQDQPSISITSPSSNQLITSRNFSASVNVSAPRGVRRVEYYLNNKLIKEVTVSPFNLEVFIEDPSIKTGFYTLKAVAYDDIDNNKSDEVELSFKLPAAPATLTWINPTASATVKTSAFPLTIKATLSSLTAIDKIDLFYTHNGQTNYINTARQFPSNQLSLQWLQTPEPGSYQIFASITNQDGFTYQSGSLDIAIE; this comes from the coding sequence ATGCCAATCCCCGGCCTTTCAACTAAAACCACCTCCCCGCAAAACTGGAGGAAACCAAGCCGACGACTGCGGCAGCTTGGCGGCAGCGGCTTTAAAAAATTTCCCATTTACACCGGACGAAGCCGCGGACCAAAAAAACTGCCGGAAAATTTCACCAAACTATTGCTCACTTTTGGCGGCATTTTTCTTGCCGGGCTAGGAATTTTTAGCATTATCTTATTGGCCTGGATTGCCAAAGATCTGCCAAACCCCAACCGAATTATTGATCGCTCCATTGCTTTGAGCACAAAAATTTACGACCGCACCGGCGAAACCTTACTGTATGATGTGCACGGCGAAGAAAAAAGAACGTTTATTAAACTGGAAGAGATCCCGGCCAATTTAAAAAATGCCACCTTGACTGCCGAGGATCGAAAATTTTACGAACATAAAGGCATTAGTGTGACTGGTATTATACGGTCGTTTATAAAAAACATTACTACCGGTTCAAAAGTTGGCGGTTCAACACTAACTCAACAGTTGGTTAAAAATGCCATCTTAAGTCCGGAAAAAAAATACACTCGCAAAATTAAAGAGATTATTTTATCCTACCAAATTGAAAGGAAATTCTCTAAAGATGACATTCTGCAAATGTACTTTAATGAAATTCCGTACGGTTCTGTTGCGTACGGGGCAGAAGCCGCCTCGCAAACATATTTTGGCAAAAGCGTTAAAGACCTAACTTTAGCAGAGTCAGCGGTGCTCGCAGCTTTACCACAGGCGCCAACCTACTACTCACCATACGGCAGCCACACTGACGCTTTATTCTCTCGGCAACACTGGATTTTAGACAGCATGGCAGAGCTTGGATATATTACTCAAGAAGACGCCAACAAAGCCAAGGAAGAAAAAATTGAATTTAAAAAACGTGACGAAAATATTACTGCCCCTCATTTTGTCATGTACGTTCGGGAGTATTTAACTGAAAAATACGGCGAGTTGGCGGTTGAACAAGAAGGGTTAACCGTTATTACTACGCTTGATTTATATAAACAGAAAATTGCTGAAGAGGCCGTAAAAGAGGTCGCTCCCAAAAACGCCGAACAATACAACGCCCACAATGCAGCACTAGTCGCACTCGACGCCAAAACCGGCGAAGTCTTAGCTATGGTCGGTTCAAAAGACTTCTTTGCCGACCCCTATCCCGAAAATTGTACTCCGGGCAAAGATTGCTTATTTGATCCTCAGGTTAACGCTGTGTTGCGGCTGCGGCAGCCCGGATCATCATTTAAGCCAATTGTCTATACGGCCGCCTTTAAAAAGGGCTACACTCCGGAAACAGTTTTATATGATGTTAACACCAAATTCCTCAACTATGACGGCCGCGATTATGAACCAAAAAATTACGACCTTGGTGAACGAGGCCCCCTTACTATCAGAAAAGCACTCCAGGGCTCACTCAACATCCCGGCAGTTAAGGCAATTTATCTAACGGGGGTGGACAACGTTATTGATTTGGCCGAAGATCTTGGCTACACCAGCTTTAGTGATCGCAGCCGTTTTGGCCTGTCGCTTGTATTAGGCGGCGGCGAAGTAAAAATGCTTGAACACGTCAGCGCCTTTGCAACACTAGCTCGCGAAGGCGAATGGCACGCGCCGGCCCTTATTCTCGAGGTGCGCGATAAAGACGGAAATGTCTTGGAAAAATTTGAGAAAAAAGAAAAAAAAGTTCTAGAAACCCAAATCGCCCGCCAAATCAATAACGTTCTTTCTGACAATGCGTCACGAGCCTATATTTTTGGCGAAAGTAATTACCTCACTCTTGGTGCGCGGCCAGTGGCGGCCAAAACCGGCACAACTAACGATTACCGCGATGCCTGGACCATCGGCTATACTCCGTCGCTGGCGGCCGGCGTATGGGTTGGTAATAATAACAACGGTGAAATGAAGCGTGGCGCTGACGGTAGTATTGTGGCAGCACCAATCTGGAATAAATTTATGAGCCGCGTCCTCGGCGACACTCCAGCCGAAGGCTTTAAAGAACCAGATCCGATTGATACTGATAAGCCGGTACTTAACGGCTCCATTGCCGAAGGCATTAAGGTTAAAATCGACAAAACATCCGGCAAGCTAGCAACGGAATTTACTCCTGAAAGCCAAATTGAAGAAAAAACATTCCGACAAATTCATTCCATTCTTTACTATATCAACAAAGATGACCCGCGTGGCGATACTCCGCCTGATCTAAACAGCGAACAATACAAGCGCTGGGAAGAGGCGGTCCAGGCGTGGGCACAAAAAAACAATTTTGTTTCCGAAGATCCACCAACTGAATTAGACGATGTCCACACTCCTCAGGATCAACCCAGCATTTCTATCACCAGCCCAAGCAGCAACCAATTAATTACTAGTCGGAATTTCAGCGCCTCCGTGAACGTCAGCGCACCCCGAGGCGTCAGACGAGTTGAATACTATCTTAATAATAAATTAATCAAAGAGGTTACAGTGTCTCCATTCAACCTTGAGGTTTTTATTGAAGATCCCTCCATTAAAACTGGCTTTTACACCCTTAAAGCCGTGGCATATGATGATATTGATAACAATAAGAGCGACGAGGTTGAGCTCAGTTTTAAACTCCCGGCAGCACCAGCAACCCTTACTTGGATTAACCCGACTGCCAGCGCGACGGTTAAAACGTCAGCCTTTCCTCTAACTATCAAAGCAACGCTGAGTAGTTTGACCGCTATTGATAAAATTGACCTGTTTTATACCCATAACGGCCAAACAAACTACATCAATACCGCTAGGCAATTTCCCAGCAACCAGCTAAGCCTTCAATGGCTCCAGACACCCGAACCGGGTTCGTATCAAATTTTTGCCTCAATCACCAACCAAGACGGTTTTACCTACCAAAGCGGGTCGCTTGATATAGCTATTGAGTAA